The genomic window AAATGTTCAGCCTGTGTCTCGTCACGGTTTTTTATGGCATAGAGGATATCCAGATGTTCATTTACGGATCCTTCCGCATAAAACGATCTGATTTGCCGATCGTGATGGAAGGACTTAGTATTCATCAACAATGTCATGATAAATTTTGTGATGGATTTGTTTTCATAGCTATCAGCAAGCATCTTGTGAAAATTGTAATTCAGACGTTCAAATTCATTCATATCCATTTCCTCTCCGTCTGAGCGGAGTTTTTCGAATTCTTCTATCATCTTTGAAACGATTTTTTCATCTGTGCATCGAGCCGCTATTCTTCCAGCCAGACCCTCCAAAACCTCTCTGACTTCGTAAGCCTCCAGGCATTCCTCCATACTCGATAGTTTAATCTGAACCCCCTGGGATGGAGCATCTTCAAGTAAATATTCTTCTTTGAGCCTGATAAAAGCCTTCTTGACAGTCGTTCGGCTAACCCCAAGTGTTTTAGCCATTTTTTCTTCAGTCAAACGCACGTTAGGCTTTAATTCACCGGAAAGGATCAAATCTTTAATTGCTTCATAAGCACGTTGTTCAAGGGTTTTGAAATTTCGCTTTAGATCTATCACTATTTCACCTCCAACTGGTCTTTATAGGTAAAATGTATTTCATTAGAATCCTGGATTCAGGATTTTGAATCCTGAATCCAGGATTCTGTTTAAGTTAATTATGGTAATTTGTCAAGTGCAAAATTATTCGTGTCGATAGCGAATGATATGTCCGCTTTTGGGGATTTTGGGTAAGAGAGTTTGCTCAGGAGGTACAAATGAGCGAAAGATTTTATCCATAATCTGCCAGGAGGCGGGAGATGAGGGTGC from Deltaproteobacteria bacterium includes these protein-coding regions:
- a CDS encoding GntR family transcriptional regulator codes for the protein MIDLKRNFKTLEQRAYEAIKDLILSGELKPNVRLTEEKMAKTLGVSRTTVKKAFIRLKEEYLLEDAPSQGVQIKLSSMEECLEAYEVREVLEGLAGRIAARCTDEKIVSKMIEEFEKLRSDGEEMDMNEFERLNYNFHKMLADSYENKSITKFIMTLLMNTKSFHHDRQIRSFYAEGSVNEHLDILYAIKNRDETQAEHLARRHVKNVREAFVRIFEVSDKKWVSR